The Ornithinimicrobium faecis genome includes a window with the following:
- a CDS encoding aldehyde dehydrogenase family protein: MSQNPQILPAVSEFLSSPRQLLIDGEFVDAADGQTFDTINPATERVLVSVARASVVDADRAVSAARKAFEAGSPWSMMTPRERSHLLWRIGDLVEEHTEEFAQLESLDNGKSLASARGDVGVAAELFRYFAGWATKIEGTTIPMSVPGRDFHAYTRREAIGVVAGIVPWNFPLTMAAFKVIPSITAGNTVVLKPAEQTPLTALRLGQLLLEAGLPAGVVNVLPGFGDAGAALVDHAGVDKVAFTGSTEVGKLIAAGASKNLKKVSLELGGKAPNIIFNDADLEAAVAGAALAGYFNEGQCCVNGSRLYVQRGVFDEVIAGVAEAAKAIRVGDAFDPATTMGPLVSQEQHEKVMGYVRGAVADGATLTTGSADRAAEQGYFFSPTLITDVTEDMAVQTDEIFGPVITAIPFDTEDEVVAAANNTVYGLAAGIWSKDIGTAHRVGSKLRAGTVWLNTWHADDVTLPRGGFKQSGWGRELGAFGLDDYTELKTVIAELR, from the coding sequence ATGTCCCAGAACCCCCAGATCCTGCCCGCCGTCTCAGAGTTCCTGTCCTCGCCCCGGCAACTGCTCATCGACGGTGAGTTCGTCGACGCGGCGGACGGCCAGACCTTCGACACCATCAACCCCGCGACAGAGCGGGTCCTGGTCAGCGTCGCCCGGGCCTCGGTCGTCGACGCCGACCGTGCGGTCTCCGCCGCCCGCAAGGCGTTCGAGGCCGGGTCGCCCTGGTCGATGATGACCCCGCGGGAGCGCTCGCACCTGTTGTGGCGGATCGGTGACCTCGTCGAGGAGCACACCGAGGAGTTCGCGCAGCTCGAGTCCCTCGACAACGGCAAGAGCCTGGCCTCCGCCCGCGGTGACGTCGGTGTGGCCGCAGAGCTGTTCCGCTACTTCGCCGGCTGGGCGACCAAGATCGAGGGCACCACGATCCCGATGTCGGTGCCGGGTCGGGACTTCCACGCCTACACCCGGCGGGAGGCGATCGGTGTGGTCGCCGGGATCGTCCCCTGGAACTTCCCGCTCACGATGGCCGCGTTCAAGGTCATCCCGTCGATCACCGCCGGCAACACCGTCGTCCTCAAGCCAGCCGAACAGACGCCGCTCACGGCCCTGCGCCTCGGGCAGCTCCTGCTCGAGGCGGGTCTGCCCGCCGGCGTGGTCAACGTGCTGCCCGGGTTCGGTGACGCCGGAGCTGCGCTGGTGGACCACGCCGGGGTCGACAAGGTGGCGTTCACCGGCTCGACCGAGGTGGGCAAGCTCATCGCGGCCGGCGCCTCCAAGAACCTCAAGAAGGTTTCCCTCGAGCTCGGGGGCAAGGCGCCGAACATCATCTTCAACGACGCCGACCTCGAGGCGGCCGTTGCAGGTGCCGCCCTCGCCGGCTACTTCAATGAGGGCCAGTGCTGCGTCAACGGCTCCCGGCTCTACGTCCAGCGCGGCGTCTTCGACGAGGTCATCGCCGGGGTGGCCGAGGCCGCCAAGGCGATCCGGGTTGGCGACGCCTTCGACCCAGCCACCACGATGGGTCCGCTCGTGTCGCAGGAGCAGCACGAGAAGGTCATGGGCTACGTCCGGGGCGCGGTGGCCGACGGCGCGACGCTCACCACCGGCAGCGCGGACCGTGCTGCCGAGCAGGGCTACTTCTTCTCTCCGACGCTGATCACGGACGTCACCGAGGACATGGCCGTCCAGACCGACGAGATCTTCGGCCCGGTCATCACCGCCATCCCCTTCGACACCGAGGACGAGGTGGTCGCCGCGGCCAACAACACCGTCTACGGCCTGGCCGCGGGAATCTGGTCCAAGGACATCGGCACCGCCCACCGGGTCGGCAGCAAGCTGCGGGCCGGCACCGTGTGGCTCAACACCTGGCACGCCGATGACGTCACCCTGCCTCGCGGTGGCTTCAAGCAGTCCGGCTGGGGTCGGGAGCTCGGCGCGTTCGGGCTGGACGACTACACCGAGCTCAAGACCGTCATCGCCGAGCTCCGGTGA
- the eda gene encoding bifunctional 4-hydroxy-2-oxoglutarate aldolase/2-dehydro-3-deoxy-phosphogluconate aldolase gives MSALVSESARLSPTAVLGGHRVVPVVVLDDVGAAPALSEALLAGGLPVAEVTFRTPAAAAVLRRLADRTDLVVGAGTVLTVAHVDEAVQAGARFIVSPGLSAAVVRRCVDLGVPVLPGVATASEVMQALDLGLDTVKFFPAEANGGLTAVKALAAAFPQVRFVPTGGITVDSAPTYLAHPAVAAVGGSWMVAADLLASGRWDEVAGRCVAATSLYAVSPGDPGAASDAGGPVEGVGS, from the coding sequence GTGAGCGCCCTCGTGAGTGAGTCGGCACGACTGAGCCCGACCGCCGTGCTCGGCGGTCACCGGGTCGTGCCCGTCGTCGTCCTGGACGACGTGGGTGCCGCCCCGGCGCTCAGCGAGGCCCTGCTGGCCGGAGGGCTGCCGGTCGCCGAGGTCACCTTCCGCACGCCAGCGGCTGCCGCCGTGCTCCGGCGGCTGGCCGACCGGACGGACCTCGTCGTCGGAGCTGGCACCGTGCTGACTGTCGCCCACGTCGACGAGGCTGTCCAGGCCGGGGCCCGCTTCATCGTCTCGCCCGGCCTGAGCGCGGCGGTCGTGCGGCGCTGCGTCGACCTCGGCGTGCCGGTGCTCCCGGGCGTCGCGACAGCCAGCGAAGTGATGCAGGCGCTGGACCTCGGCCTCGACACCGTGAAGTTCTTCCCGGCCGAGGCCAACGGTGGGCTGACCGCGGTCAAGGCTCTCGCGGCCGCCTTCCCGCAGGTGCGTTTCGTGCCCACCGGCGGCATCACCGTCGACTCCGCGCCGACCTACCTCGCCCACCCCGCGGTGGCTGCGGTGGGCGGCAGTTGGATGGTGGCCGCCGACCTGCTCGCCTCGGGCCGGTGGGACGAGGTGGCCGGGCGGTGCGTTGCTGCCACCAGCCTGTATGCCGTGTCGCCGGGTGATCCCGGCGCTGCCAGTGATGCCGGGGGCCCGGTGGAAGGAGTGGGCTCGTGA